One window of the Desulfonatronum sp. SC1 genome contains the following:
- the lon gene encoding endopeptidase La, whose protein sequence is MPEKKKEQIVVAPEIRLPLMTLREVVIFPRSIMPLFVGRETSIRAIERSLNKFDKLIYLVTQKHPESEEPTPDDLYDLGTVSRILQLLRLPDGTTKVLFEGLYRATWSKEFGIQEVEPGYPMVQAHGVTSKDTATPEALALIRAVQESLQEYAKINKRLAPETMAAINSLNTPGRLADSLMPHLKTPFADKQAALEQPNPQLRLEMAYELLLKDIELTSLEKKVKSRVKQQMERNHRDFYLNEQIKAIQKEMGRGEEEAGQELDELAKQLEALDLPDEAREKCAKEIKKLRQMPSQSAEFTVIRNYVDWILSLPWNAIQPTSLDLKAAQTILDEDHFALDKPKERILEYLAVQTLVEKIKGPILCLVGPPGVGKTSLAKSVARAMGREFVRISLGGVRDEAEIRGHRRTYIGALPGKIIQSLRRVKFNNPVFCLDEVDKMSTDFRGDPSAALLEVLDPEQNYAFSDHYLDLDYDLSKIFFITTANTLHSIPGPLQDRMEIIRLPGYLEVEKARIAKDFLMPRLLTKHGLTVSDMSFSDGAVLEIIRRYTREAGVRNLEREMASICRKVARKVVEEGRADKPVAVSKTMVPTYLGVAKFRYGEREEQSQPGVATGLAWTEMGGELLLVEVSLMPGTGKVEITGKLGEVMQESARAAWSYVRSRSDLFGLRPDFYKEIDIHIHVPEGATPKDGPSAGITLATSVTSALLNLPVRNDLAMTGEITLRGRVLPVGGVREKLLAAHRGLIAKVIIPADNAKDLKEVPANILKDLEIITVEHMDDVLCHALTMGVREDIFCVPPTDILPLSRRLFKEEHQPRTQ, encoded by the coding sequence ATGCCGGAAAAGAAAAAGGAACAGATCGTCGTCGCGCCGGAAATCCGTCTGCCCCTGATGACCCTGCGGGAAGTTGTCATTTTCCCACGGTCCATCATGCCGTTGTTTGTCGGGCGCGAGACGTCCATCCGGGCCATCGAACGCTCCCTGAACAAGTTCGACAAACTCATCTACCTGGTCACTCAAAAGCATCCCGAATCCGAGGAACCCACCCCTGACGACCTGTACGACCTGGGGACGGTCAGTCGAATTCTGCAGCTGCTGCGTCTTCCGGACGGAACCACCAAGGTGCTGTTCGAGGGGCTCTACCGGGCCACATGGTCGAAGGAGTTCGGCATTCAGGAGGTCGAGCCGGGATATCCCATGGTCCAGGCCCACGGCGTAACCAGCAAGGACACGGCCACCCCGGAAGCTCTTGCTCTGATCCGGGCGGTGCAAGAGTCCCTACAGGAGTATGCCAAGATCAACAAACGGCTGGCTCCGGAAACCATGGCCGCCATCAATTCCTTGAATACCCCGGGCCGACTGGCGGACAGTCTGATGCCGCACCTGAAGACGCCCTTCGCGGACAAACAGGCGGCCCTGGAACAGCCCAATCCCCAGCTTCGCCTGGAAATGGCCTACGAGTTGCTGCTCAAGGACATCGAGCTGACGTCCCTGGAAAAAAAGGTCAAAAGTCGGGTCAAGCAGCAGATGGAGCGCAACCACCGGGATTTCTATCTCAACGAGCAAATCAAAGCCATTCAAAAAGAAATGGGCCGAGGTGAGGAGGAGGCCGGCCAAGAACTCGACGAACTCGCCAAGCAGCTCGAAGCCCTGGATCTGCCGGACGAGGCCCGGGAAAAGTGCGCCAAGGAGATCAAGAAGCTGCGACAGATGCCGTCGCAGTCAGCCGAGTTCACCGTGATCCGCAACTACGTGGACTGGATCCTGAGCCTGCCCTGGAACGCCATTCAGCCCACCTCCCTGGATCTCAAAGCCGCCCAGACCATTCTGGACGAAGACCATTTCGCTCTGGACAAACCCAAGGAACGGATTCTGGAATACCTCGCCGTGCAGACCTTGGTGGAAAAGATCAAGGGTCCGATCCTCTGCCTGGTCGGCCCTCCCGGCGTGGGCAAGACCTCTTTGGCCAAGTCCGTGGCCCGGGCCATGGGACGGGAGTTCGTGCGTATCTCCCTGGGCGGAGTGCGGGACGAGGCCGAAATCCGAGGCCACCGAAGGACCTACATCGGAGCCCTGCCGGGCAAGATCATCCAGTCCCTGCGCCGGGTGAAATTCAACAACCCGGTATTCTGCCTGGACGAGGTGGACAAGATGAGCACGGATTTTCGGGGCGACCCGTCCGCGGCGCTCCTGGAAGTGCTGGACCCGGAGCAGAACTACGCCTTCAGCGATCACTACCTTGATCTGGACTACGATCTGTCCAAGATATTCTTCATCACCACGGCCAACACCCTGCACTCCATTCCCGGCCCGTTGCAGGATCGCATGGAGATCATCCGTCTGCCCGGCTACCTGGAAGTGGAAAAGGCGCGCATTGCCAAGGACTTCCTGATGCCCCGCCTGCTGACCAAACACGGGCTGACCGTTTCGGACATGTCCTTTTCCGATGGCGCGGTGCTGGAGATCATCCGCCGCTATACCCGTGAGGCCGGGGTACGGAACCTGGAACGGGAAATGGCCTCCATTTGCCGCAAGGTGGCCCGCAAGGTGGTGGAAGAAGGGCGGGCCGACAAGCCCGTGGCCGTGAGCAAGACCATGGTTCCCACGTACCTGGGCGTTGCGAAATTCCGATACGGTGAGCGGGAGGAGCAGTCCCAGCCCGGGGTGGCCACTGGACTGGCCTGGACGGAAATGGGCGGGGAACTGCTTCTGGTGGAGGTTTCCCTGATGCCGGGCACCGGCAAGGTGGAGATCACCGGCAAACTGGGCGAAGTGATGCAGGAATCGGCCCGGGCCGCCTGGAGCTACGTCCGGTCTCGCTCGGACCTGTTCGGACTGCGCCCGGACTTTTACAAGGAAATCGACATCCACATCCACGTTCCGGAAGGCGCCACGCCCAAGGACGGCCCCTCCGCCGGGATCACCCTGGCCACCAGCGTGACCTCGGCGTTACTCAATCTGCCGGTGCGCAACGACCTGGCCATGACCGGGGAAATCACCTTGCGCGGCCGCGTCCTGCCCGTCGGCGGGGTCCGGGAAAAACTCTTGGCCGCGCACCGCGGACTGATCGCCAAGGTGATCATCCCGGCGGACAATGCCAAGGATCTCAAGGAAGTCCCGGCGAACATCCTCAAGGATTTGGAAATCATCACCGTGGAACACATGGACGACGTCCTCTGTCACGCCCTGACCATGGGCGTACGCGAAGACATCTTCTGCGTCCCTCCCACGGACATTCTGCCTCTGTCCCGTCGGCTGTTCAAAGAGGAACACCAGCCCAGGACGCAGTAA